A window of the Henckelia pumila isolate YLH828 chromosome 3, ASM3356847v2, whole genome shotgun sequence genome harbors these coding sequences:
- the LOC140887208 gene encoding protein DETOXIFICATION 27-like: MPSISSTAIKTNALVITISQTPPLLLTRPLISLILSPRTQKQNRENMASRIIENEESTHEPLLDSSSSVKFIEEDDEQDQTIFRKIWIESKKLWRVVGPAIFSRLASYSTFVITQAFAGHLGDLELAAMSIASNVILGFDFGLMLGMASALETLCGQAYGAKKYYMLGVYLQRSWIVLFLCCVAMLPLFFFATPLLKLLGQPADVAELSGVVVLCFIPLHFSFAFQFPLQRFLQSQLKNSVTAWVNLIALLVHILFSWLIVYRLKFGVVGTALTLNLSWWIIVLGLFSYTVCGGCPLTWTGFSTEALSGLWDFLKLSASSGVMLCLENWYYRILILMTGNLENAKIAVDALSVCMNINGWELMIPLAFFAGTGVRVANELGAGNGKGARFATIVSVTQSLMIGLVFWVLIMFFHNELALIFTTSQPVLQAVSKLSILLAFTILLNSVQPILSGVAVGSGWQSYVAYINLGSYYLLGIPLGVLMGWVFHQGVMGIWAGMIFGGTAVQTLILAIITVRCDWEKEAEKATMHVQKWSDNKRYVA, translated from the exons ATGCCTTCAATTTCCAGTACTGCTATAAAAACGAATGCTCTAGTAATCACCATTTCCCAAACCCCTCCATTGTTACTCACTCGCCCTTTAATTTCTTTGATTCTTTCCCCTCGAACCCAAAAACAGAATCGGGAAAATATGGCGAGTAGAATAATCGAAAACGAAGAATCCACTCATGAACCTCTGTTAGATTCCTCATCTTCAGTCAAGTTCATAGAAGAGGATGATGAGCAAGATCAGACCATTTTTCGAAAGATTTGGATCGAATCCAAGAAGCTATGGAGAGTCGTAGGTCCTGCGATATTCAGTCGACTCGCCTCGTATTCTACGTTTGTTATCACGCAAGCTTTCGCCGGCCATCTCGGTGATCTTGAGCTGGCTGCCATGTCCATTGCTAGTAATGTCATTCTTGGATTCGATTTCGGCCTCATG CTTGGGATGGCGAGTGCACTGGAAACCCTTTGCGGGCAAGCGTACGGGGCCAAGAAATACTACATGCTGGGAGTTTATCTCCAAAGATCTTGGATAGTTCTCTTCTTATGCTGCGTGGCGATGCTCCCGTTGTTCTTCTTCGCGACGCCGCTTCTGAAACTGCTGGGGCAGCCGGCGGACGTGGCGGAGCTGTCGGGGGTGGTGGTTCTCTGTTTCATCCCTCTTCACTTCAGCTTCGCTTTCCAGTTCCCGCTGCAGAGGTTCCTGCAGAGTCAGCTCAAGAACAGCGTCACTGCTTGGGTGAATCTGATAGCTTTGCTAGTCCACATACTTTTTAGCTGGTTGATTGTTTACAGGCTGAAGTTTGGGGTGGTGGGCACTGCTCTCACGCTGAATCTGTCGTGGTGGATCATCGTGTTGGGATTGTTTTCCTACACCGTCTGCGGCGGCTGCCCGCTTACCTGGACCGGCTTCTCCACCGAGGCCTTGTCGGGCCTGTGGGACTTTCTTAAATTGTCAGCATCTTCTGGTGTCATGCTTTG TTTGGAGAATTGGTACTACAGAATACTAATATTGATGACAGGGAACCTGGAGAATGCCAAAATTGCAGTAGATGCTTTGTCTGTCTG CATGAACATCAACGGATGGGAGCTAATGATCCCTCTTGCATTTTTTGCTGGCACCGG AGTACGGGTGGCGAATGAACTCGGAGCTGGGAACGGGAAGGGAGCGAGATTCGCGACGATAGTATCGGTGACGCAGTCGTTGATGATCGGCCTAGTATTTTGGGTGCTGATAATGTTTTTCCACAATGAGCTTGCCCTGATATTCACCACAAGCCAACCAGTGCTCCAAGCTGTTAGCAAGCTCTCAATTCTCTTGGCATTCACCATTCTCCTCAACAGTGTTCAGCCTATTCTTTCAg GGGTGGCTGTTGGATCGGGATGGCAATCATATGTGGCTTATATCAACCTTGGCTCCTACTATTTGCTCGGAATCCCTCTTGGAGTTTTAATGGGATGGGTTTTCCATCAAGGAGTTATG GGTATATGGGCTGGGATGATTTTTGGTGGAACCGCAGTGCAAACATTGATATTGGCCATTATTACCGTGCGATGTGATTGGGAAAAAGAG GCAGAGAAAGCTACTATGCATGTCCAAAAGTGGTCAGACAATAAGAGATACGTCGCATGA
- the LOC140887209 gene encoding probable glucan 1,3-beta-glucosidase A isoform X1 — MELFFCKCVFLVLVLCLFIFSIGCSAAGLPGNSRVRGVNLGGWLVIEGWIKPSLFDDIPNGDMLDGTEIQLKSVTLQKYVSAENGGGAKVTVDRDTPQSWETFRQLWRVSESIFQFRTSEGQFLTCSGDGDNINAVAKLPSGTETFYLERNNDNRVHIKLKTGTYIQASKDNQLTADYPGTPGWDDNAATFELIIVSNNIHGDYQLANGYGHDAAEKVLKEHRNNFITRQDFNFLYMHGINTVRIPVGWWVAYDPSPPPPYIGGSLEALDNAFSWAQTFGIKCIIDLHAAPGSQNGMEHSASRDGFTGWAKPDYISKTLEVIDFLASRYAKHPALLGIELLNEPSAATVPLDILVSFYKEGYQTVRKYTSTAYVIFCQRIGNADPYELYQANLGTVNTVIDLHYYNLFDTFFANMSSLDNIQFLYKNRQAQIQALNDANGPLVFIGEWVNEWFVNNGSQIDYQDFGRAQLDIYNAASFGWAYWTLKNDRKHWDFEWNILNNYIQLQQDFKTSNDGSSFRQISKFILLLGFAFGTLPL, encoded by the exons ATGGAACTTTTCTTTTGCAAATGCGTTTTCTTGGTACTGGTGTTGTGTTTGTTCATCTTTTCGATTGGATGCTCAG CTGCGGGATTGCCTGGGAATTCAAGAGTAAGAGGAGTGAATTTGGGTGGATGGTTGGTGATCGAGGGGTGGATAAAGCCTTCGCTTTTTGATGACATTCCCAATGGAGATATGCTT GATGGAACAgaaattcaattaaaatcagTGACATTGCAAAAATATGTTTCTGCTGAGAACGGTGGCGGAGCAAAGGTTACCGTAGACAGGGATACTCCTCAGTCTTGGGAAACATTTCGG CAGTTATGGAGAGTTTCAGAGTCAATATTTCAGTTCCGCACTTCTGAAGGACAATTTTTAACCTGCAGTGGCGATGGGGACAACATAAACGCAGTGGCCAAATTGCCATCTGGTACAGAAACATTTTACCTTGAAAGAAATAACGACAATCGAGTCCACATTAAACTCAAGACGGGTACTTACATACAG GCTTCCAAAGACAACCAGCTAACAGCAGACTATCCAGGGACACCCGGCTGGGACGATAATGCTGCAACATTTGAGTTAATAATTGTATCTAATAATATTCATGGAGATTACCAACTTGCCAATGGGTATGGGCATGATGCTGCAGAAAAGGTGCTCAAG GAGCATAGAAACAATTTTATCACGAGACAAGATTTCAATTTCCTCTATATGCATGGTATAAATACTGTGAGGATACCTGTTGGTTGGTGGGTAGCTTATGATCCCAGCCCCCCTCCTCCTTATATTGGGGGAAGTCTGGAAGCGCTTGACAATGCATTCTCATGGGCACA AACATTTGGCATAAAGTGCATAATTGATCTTCATGCTGCTCCAGGATCTCAGAATGGGATGGAACATAGTGCAAGTCGTGATGGGTTTACAGGCTGGGCTAAACCAGACTATATCTCCAAAACACTTGAAGTGATTGATTTTCTTGCTTCAAG GTATGCCAAACATCCTGCATTACTTGGGATTGAGCTATTGAACGAGCCATCTGCAGCCACAGTTCCTTTGGACATCCTAGTTTCATTCTACAAAGAAGGATACCAAACTGTCCGAAAATACACCTCTACAGCTTATGTTATATTCTGCCAAAGAATTGGCAACGCAGATCCATATGAACTGTACCAAGCTAATTTAGGCACAGTAAATACGGTTATTGATTTGCATTACTACAATTTGTTTGACACCTTTTTTGCCAATATGAGTTCATTAGATAATATTCAGTTTCTGTATAAGAATAGACAAGCGCAGATACAAGCTCTGAATGATGCCAATGGACCACTAGTTTTTATTG GGGAATGGGTCAATGAATGGTTTGTGAACAACGGATCTCAAATAGACTATCAAGATTTCGGAAGAGCCCAGTTAGATATATATAACGCTGCCTCATTTGGGTGGGCGTACTGGACGCTCAAGAATGACAGGAAGCACTGGGATTTTGAGTGGAACATTCTAAACAACTATATCCAACTACAACAAG ATTTTAAAACATCTAATG ATGGTTCATCATTCAGGCAAATATCCAAGTTTATATTGTTGCTTGGATTTGCGTTCGGCACTTTGCCACTGTGA
- the LOC140887209 gene encoding probable glucan 1,3-beta-glucosidase A isoform X4, with protein sequence MLDGTEIQLKSVTLQKYVSAENGGGAKVTVDRDTPQSWETFRQLWRVSESIFQFRTSEGQFLTCSGDGDNINAVAKLPSGTETFYLERNNDNRVHIKLKTGTYIQASKDNQLTADYPGTPGWDDNAATFELIIVSNNIHGDYQLANGYGHDAAEKVLKEHRNNFITRQDFNFLYMHGINTVRIPVGWWVAYDPSPPPPYIGGSLEALDNAFSWAQTFGIKCIIDLHAAPGSQNGMEHSASRDGFTGWAKPDYISKTLEVIDFLASRYAKHPALLGIELLNEPSAATVPLDILVSFYKEGYQTVRKYTSTAYVIFCQRIGNADPYELYQANLGTVNTVIDLHYYNLFDTFFANMSSLDNIQFLYKNRQAQIQALNDANGPLVFIGEWVNEWFVNNGSQIDYQDFGRAQLDIYNAASFGWAYWTLKNDRKHWDFEWNILNNYIQLQQDFKTSNDGSSFRQISKFILLLGFAFGTLPL encoded by the exons ATGCTT GATGGAACAgaaattcaattaaaatcagTGACATTGCAAAAATATGTTTCTGCTGAGAACGGTGGCGGAGCAAAGGTTACCGTAGACAGGGATACTCCTCAGTCTTGGGAAACATTTCGG CAGTTATGGAGAGTTTCAGAGTCAATATTTCAGTTCCGCACTTCTGAAGGACAATTTTTAACCTGCAGTGGCGATGGGGACAACATAAACGCAGTGGCCAAATTGCCATCTGGTACAGAAACATTTTACCTTGAAAGAAATAACGACAATCGAGTCCACATTAAACTCAAGACGGGTACTTACATACAG GCTTCCAAAGACAACCAGCTAACAGCAGACTATCCAGGGACACCCGGCTGGGACGATAATGCTGCAACATTTGAGTTAATAATTGTATCTAATAATATTCATGGAGATTACCAACTTGCCAATGGGTATGGGCATGATGCTGCAGAAAAGGTGCTCAAG GAGCATAGAAACAATTTTATCACGAGACAAGATTTCAATTTCCTCTATATGCATGGTATAAATACTGTGAGGATACCTGTTGGTTGGTGGGTAGCTTATGATCCCAGCCCCCCTCCTCCTTATATTGGGGGAAGTCTGGAAGCGCTTGACAATGCATTCTCATGGGCACA AACATTTGGCATAAAGTGCATAATTGATCTTCATGCTGCTCCAGGATCTCAGAATGGGATGGAACATAGTGCAAGTCGTGATGGGTTTACAGGCTGGGCTAAACCAGACTATATCTCCAAAACACTTGAAGTGATTGATTTTCTTGCTTCAAG GTATGCCAAACATCCTGCATTACTTGGGATTGAGCTATTGAACGAGCCATCTGCAGCCACAGTTCCTTTGGACATCCTAGTTTCATTCTACAAAGAAGGATACCAAACTGTCCGAAAATACACCTCTACAGCTTATGTTATATTCTGCCAAAGAATTGGCAACGCAGATCCATATGAACTGTACCAAGCTAATTTAGGCACAGTAAATACGGTTATTGATTTGCATTACTACAATTTGTTTGACACCTTTTTTGCCAATATGAGTTCATTAGATAATATTCAGTTTCTGTATAAGAATAGACAAGCGCAGATACAAGCTCTGAATGATGCCAATGGACCACTAGTTTTTATTG GGGAATGGGTCAATGAATGGTTTGTGAACAACGGATCTCAAATAGACTATCAAGATTTCGGAAGAGCCCAGTTAGATATATATAACGCTGCCTCATTTGGGTGGGCGTACTGGACGCTCAAGAATGACAGGAAGCACTGGGATTTTGAGTGGAACATTCTAAACAACTATATCCAACTACAACAAG ATTTTAAAACATCTAATG ATGGTTCATCATTCAGGCAAATATCCAAGTTTATATTGTTGCTTGGATTTGCGTTCGGCACTTTGCCACTGTGA
- the LOC140887209 gene encoding probable glucan 1,3-beta-glucosidase A isoform X2, translating into MELFFCKCVFLVLVLCLFIFSIGCSAAGLPGNSRVRGVNLGGWLVIEGWIKPSLFDDIPNGDMLDGTEIQLKSVTLQKYVSAENGGGAKVTVDRDTPQSWETFRLWRVSESIFQFRTSEGQFLTCSGDGDNINAVAKLPSGTETFYLERNNDNRVHIKLKTGTYIQASKDNQLTADYPGTPGWDDNAATFELIIVSNNIHGDYQLANGYGHDAAEKVLKEHRNNFITRQDFNFLYMHGINTVRIPVGWWVAYDPSPPPPYIGGSLEALDNAFSWAQTFGIKCIIDLHAAPGSQNGMEHSASRDGFTGWAKPDYISKTLEVIDFLASRYAKHPALLGIELLNEPSAATVPLDILVSFYKEGYQTVRKYTSTAYVIFCQRIGNADPYELYQANLGTVNTVIDLHYYNLFDTFFANMSSLDNIQFLYKNRQAQIQALNDANGPLVFIGEWVNEWFVNNGSQIDYQDFGRAQLDIYNAASFGWAYWTLKNDRKHWDFEWNILNNYIQLQQDFKTSNDGSSFRQISKFILLLGFAFGTLPL; encoded by the exons ATGGAACTTTTCTTTTGCAAATGCGTTTTCTTGGTACTGGTGTTGTGTTTGTTCATCTTTTCGATTGGATGCTCAG CTGCGGGATTGCCTGGGAATTCAAGAGTAAGAGGAGTGAATTTGGGTGGATGGTTGGTGATCGAGGGGTGGATAAAGCCTTCGCTTTTTGATGACATTCCCAATGGAGATATGCTT GATGGAACAgaaattcaattaaaatcagTGACATTGCAAAAATATGTTTCTGCTGAGAACGGTGGCGGAGCAAAGGTTACCGTAGACAGGGATACTCCTCAGTCTTGGGAAACATTTCGG TTATGGAGAGTTTCAGAGTCAATATTTCAGTTCCGCACTTCTGAAGGACAATTTTTAACCTGCAGTGGCGATGGGGACAACATAAACGCAGTGGCCAAATTGCCATCTGGTACAGAAACATTTTACCTTGAAAGAAATAACGACAATCGAGTCCACATTAAACTCAAGACGGGTACTTACATACAG GCTTCCAAAGACAACCAGCTAACAGCAGACTATCCAGGGACACCCGGCTGGGACGATAATGCTGCAACATTTGAGTTAATAATTGTATCTAATAATATTCATGGAGATTACCAACTTGCCAATGGGTATGGGCATGATGCTGCAGAAAAGGTGCTCAAG GAGCATAGAAACAATTTTATCACGAGACAAGATTTCAATTTCCTCTATATGCATGGTATAAATACTGTGAGGATACCTGTTGGTTGGTGGGTAGCTTATGATCCCAGCCCCCCTCCTCCTTATATTGGGGGAAGTCTGGAAGCGCTTGACAATGCATTCTCATGGGCACA AACATTTGGCATAAAGTGCATAATTGATCTTCATGCTGCTCCAGGATCTCAGAATGGGATGGAACATAGTGCAAGTCGTGATGGGTTTACAGGCTGGGCTAAACCAGACTATATCTCCAAAACACTTGAAGTGATTGATTTTCTTGCTTCAAG GTATGCCAAACATCCTGCATTACTTGGGATTGAGCTATTGAACGAGCCATCTGCAGCCACAGTTCCTTTGGACATCCTAGTTTCATTCTACAAAGAAGGATACCAAACTGTCCGAAAATACACCTCTACAGCTTATGTTATATTCTGCCAAAGAATTGGCAACGCAGATCCATATGAACTGTACCAAGCTAATTTAGGCACAGTAAATACGGTTATTGATTTGCATTACTACAATTTGTTTGACACCTTTTTTGCCAATATGAGTTCATTAGATAATATTCAGTTTCTGTATAAGAATAGACAAGCGCAGATACAAGCTCTGAATGATGCCAATGGACCACTAGTTTTTATTG GGGAATGGGTCAATGAATGGTTTGTGAACAACGGATCTCAAATAGACTATCAAGATTTCGGAAGAGCCCAGTTAGATATATATAACGCTGCCTCATTTGGGTGGGCGTACTGGACGCTCAAGAATGACAGGAAGCACTGGGATTTTGAGTGGAACATTCTAAACAACTATATCCAACTACAACAAG ATTTTAAAACATCTAATG ATGGTTCATCATTCAGGCAAATATCCAAGTTTATATTGTTGCTTGGATTTGCGTTCGGCACTTTGCCACTGTGA
- the LOC140887209 gene encoding probable glucan 1,3-beta-glucosidase A isoform X3: protein MELFFCKCVFLVLVLCLFIFSIGCSAAGLPGNSRVRGVNLGGWLVIEGWIKPSLFDDIPNGDMLDGTEIQLKSVTLQKYVSAENGGGAKVTVDRDTPQSWETFRQLWRVSESIFQFRTSEGQFLTCSGDGDNINAVAKLPSGTETFYLERNNDNRVHIKLKTGTYIQASKDNQLTADYPGTPGWDDNAATFELIIVSNNIHGDYQLANGYGHDAAEKVLKEHRNNFITRQDFNFLYMHGINTVRIPVGWWVAYDPSPPPPYIGGSLEALDNAFSWAQTFGIKCIIDLHAAPGSQNGMEHSASRDGFTGWAKPDYISKTLEVIDFLASRYAKHPALLGIELLNEPSAATVPLDILVSFYKEGYQTVRKYTSTAYVIFCQRIGNADPYELYQANLGTVNTVIDLHYYNLFDTFFANMSSLDNIQFLYKNRQAQIQALNDANGPLVFIGEWVNEWFVNNGSQIDYQDFGRAQLDIYNAASFGWAYWTLKNDRKHWDFEWNILNNYIQLQQARFLWCVDRF from the exons ATGGAACTTTTCTTTTGCAAATGCGTTTTCTTGGTACTGGTGTTGTGTTTGTTCATCTTTTCGATTGGATGCTCAG CTGCGGGATTGCCTGGGAATTCAAGAGTAAGAGGAGTGAATTTGGGTGGATGGTTGGTGATCGAGGGGTGGATAAAGCCTTCGCTTTTTGATGACATTCCCAATGGAGATATGCTT GATGGAACAgaaattcaattaaaatcagTGACATTGCAAAAATATGTTTCTGCTGAGAACGGTGGCGGAGCAAAGGTTACCGTAGACAGGGATACTCCTCAGTCTTGGGAAACATTTCGG CAGTTATGGAGAGTTTCAGAGTCAATATTTCAGTTCCGCACTTCTGAAGGACAATTTTTAACCTGCAGTGGCGATGGGGACAACATAAACGCAGTGGCCAAATTGCCATCTGGTACAGAAACATTTTACCTTGAAAGAAATAACGACAATCGAGTCCACATTAAACTCAAGACGGGTACTTACATACAG GCTTCCAAAGACAACCAGCTAACAGCAGACTATCCAGGGACACCCGGCTGGGACGATAATGCTGCAACATTTGAGTTAATAATTGTATCTAATAATATTCATGGAGATTACCAACTTGCCAATGGGTATGGGCATGATGCTGCAGAAAAGGTGCTCAAG GAGCATAGAAACAATTTTATCACGAGACAAGATTTCAATTTCCTCTATATGCATGGTATAAATACTGTGAGGATACCTGTTGGTTGGTGGGTAGCTTATGATCCCAGCCCCCCTCCTCCTTATATTGGGGGAAGTCTGGAAGCGCTTGACAATGCATTCTCATGGGCACA AACATTTGGCATAAAGTGCATAATTGATCTTCATGCTGCTCCAGGATCTCAGAATGGGATGGAACATAGTGCAAGTCGTGATGGGTTTACAGGCTGGGCTAAACCAGACTATATCTCCAAAACACTTGAAGTGATTGATTTTCTTGCTTCAAG GTATGCCAAACATCCTGCATTACTTGGGATTGAGCTATTGAACGAGCCATCTGCAGCCACAGTTCCTTTGGACATCCTAGTTTCATTCTACAAAGAAGGATACCAAACTGTCCGAAAATACACCTCTACAGCTTATGTTATATTCTGCCAAAGAATTGGCAACGCAGATCCATATGAACTGTACCAAGCTAATTTAGGCACAGTAAATACGGTTATTGATTTGCATTACTACAATTTGTTTGACACCTTTTTTGCCAATATGAGTTCATTAGATAATATTCAGTTTCTGTATAAGAATAGACAAGCGCAGATACAAGCTCTGAATGATGCCAATGGACCACTAGTTTTTATTG GGGAATGGGTCAATGAATGGTTTGTGAACAACGGATCTCAAATAGACTATCAAGATTTCGGAAGAGCCCAGTTAGATATATATAACGCTGCCTCATTTGGGTGGGCGTACTGGACGCTCAAGAATGACAGGAAGCACTGGGATTTTGAGTGGAACATTCTAAACAACTATATCCAACTACAACAAG CTCGTTTTCTTTGGTGCGTTGACAGATTTTAA
- the LOC140887209 gene encoding uncharacterized protein isoform X5, with the protein MELFFCKCVFLVLVLCLFIFSIGCSAAGLPGNSRVRGVNLGGWLVIEGWIKPSLFDDIPNGDMLDGTEIQLKSVTLQKYVSAENGGGAKVTVDRDTPQSWETFRQLWRVSESIFQFRTSEGQFLTCSGDGDNINAVAKLPSGTETFYLERNNDNRVHIKLKTGTYIQASKDNQLTADYPGTPGWDDNAATFELIIVSNNIHGDYQLANGYGHDAAEKVLKEHRNNFITRQDFNFLYMHGINTVRIPVGWWVAYDPSPPPPYIGGSLEALDNAFSWAQTFGIKCIIDLHAAPGSQNGMEHSASRDGFTGWAKPDYISKTLEVIDFLASRYAKHPALLGIELLNEPSAATVPLDILVSFYKEGYQTVRKYTSTAYVIFCQRIGNADPYELYQANLGTVNTVIDLHYYNLFDTFFANMSSLDNIQFLYKNRQAQIQALNDANGPLVFIGRGMGQ; encoded by the exons ATGGAACTTTTCTTTTGCAAATGCGTTTTCTTGGTACTGGTGTTGTGTTTGTTCATCTTTTCGATTGGATGCTCAG CTGCGGGATTGCCTGGGAATTCAAGAGTAAGAGGAGTGAATTTGGGTGGATGGTTGGTGATCGAGGGGTGGATAAAGCCTTCGCTTTTTGATGACATTCCCAATGGAGATATGCTT GATGGAACAgaaattcaattaaaatcagTGACATTGCAAAAATATGTTTCTGCTGAGAACGGTGGCGGAGCAAAGGTTACCGTAGACAGGGATACTCCTCAGTCTTGGGAAACATTTCGG CAGTTATGGAGAGTTTCAGAGTCAATATTTCAGTTCCGCACTTCTGAAGGACAATTTTTAACCTGCAGTGGCGATGGGGACAACATAAACGCAGTGGCCAAATTGCCATCTGGTACAGAAACATTTTACCTTGAAAGAAATAACGACAATCGAGTCCACATTAAACTCAAGACGGGTACTTACATACAG GCTTCCAAAGACAACCAGCTAACAGCAGACTATCCAGGGACACCCGGCTGGGACGATAATGCTGCAACATTTGAGTTAATAATTGTATCTAATAATATTCATGGAGATTACCAACTTGCCAATGGGTATGGGCATGATGCTGCAGAAAAGGTGCTCAAG GAGCATAGAAACAATTTTATCACGAGACAAGATTTCAATTTCCTCTATATGCATGGTATAAATACTGTGAGGATACCTGTTGGTTGGTGGGTAGCTTATGATCCCAGCCCCCCTCCTCCTTATATTGGGGGAAGTCTGGAAGCGCTTGACAATGCATTCTCATGGGCACA AACATTTGGCATAAAGTGCATAATTGATCTTCATGCTGCTCCAGGATCTCAGAATGGGATGGAACATAGTGCAAGTCGTGATGGGTTTACAGGCTGGGCTAAACCAGACTATATCTCCAAAACACTTGAAGTGATTGATTTTCTTGCTTCAAG GTATGCCAAACATCCTGCATTACTTGGGATTGAGCTATTGAACGAGCCATCTGCAGCCACAGTTCCTTTGGACATCCTAGTTTCATTCTACAAAGAAGGATACCAAACTGTCCGAAAATACACCTCTACAGCTTATGTTATATTCTGCCAAAGAATTGGCAACGCAGATCCATATGAACTGTACCAAGCTAATTTAGGCACAGTAAATACGGTTATTGATTTGCATTACTACAATTTGTTTGACACCTTTTTTGCCAATATGAGTTCATTAGATAATATTCAGTTTCTGTATAAGAATAGACAAGCGCAGATACAAGCTCTGAATGATGCCAATGGACCACTAGTTTTTATTGGTAG GGGAATGGGTCAATGA
- the LOC140892472 gene encoding RING-H2 finger protein ATL16-like, whose product MPLIHRKIVQRTETSKKYESCDVCYFCPYDCTTFPPPPPPPPPPSPTTSRHQFPTVLILIIGGLGVVLLLFAYLVFVRYRSNILRNSRRMMNQSPAALLGNDIIGLNENQAGPAMDHHVWYIRTVGLPQSLIDSIPMFDYKRGENMIQGISTTDQYCPVCLSEFQENENLRLLPKCTHAFHVLCIDTWLKSHKNCPVCRSPVVLIDNPHTSVANSTDMGSDHSGSIQGPENETTDSSSVHENGGESRTGLDKMAGILSKKRVLSDLSDRRSPEVVDGELDQRVRRSVSMDYSSCDSVLVEIHDKRLDEGCSES is encoded by the coding sequence ATGCCTTTGATTCATCGGAAAATAGTCCAAAGAACCGAAACCAGCAAGAAATATGAATCTTGTGACGTGTGTTATTTTTGCCCATACGATTGCACCACCTTCCCTCCGccaccgccgccgccgccgccgccatcTCCAACCACCTCACGCCATCAATTTCCCACAGTATTGATACTCATCATCGGTGGTTTAGGTGTTGTTCTTCTCTTGTTTGCTTATCTCGTTTTCGTTCGATACCGCTCGAATATTCTGAGGAATTCAAGGAGGATGATGAATCAGTCCCCTGCAGCACTACTGGGAAATGATATAATTGGTTTGAACGAAAATCAAGCCGGGCCGGCGATGGATCATCACGTTTGGTATATCCGCACGGTCGGGCTTCCCCAGTCTCTGATCGATTCGATTCCGATGTTCGATTACAAAAGAGGAGAAAATATGATCCAAGGGATCAGTACTACTGATCAGTACTGCCCTGTTTGCTTGAGTGAATTTCAAGAAAATGAAAACCTCAGGCTTTTGCCCAAGTGTACCCATGCTTTTCACGTGCTTTGTATCGATACTTGGTTGAAATCGCACAAGAATTGCCCAGTGTGTCGTTCCCCGGTGGTGTTAATCGACAATCCCCACACATCTGTGGCTAACTCGACGGACATGGGCTCGGATCATTCGGGTTCAATACAAGGGCCGGAAAATGAAACGACGGATTCGAGCTCCGTGCACGAAAATGGAGGCGAATCGCGTACTGGGTTGGATAAGATGGCTGGAATTTTGTCGAAAAAACGGGTGCTAAGCGATTTGAGTGATCGTAGATCACCGGAAGTAGTTGATGGAGAGTTGGATCAGAGAGTTAGGAGGTCAGTTTCCATGGATTACTCTTCATGTGATTCAGTGCTGGTTGAGATTCATGACAAGAGATTAGACGAAGGGTGTTCGGAAAGCTGA